A window of the Mesorhizobium opportunistum WSM2075 genome harbors these coding sequences:
- a CDS encoding metallopeptidase family protein, translated as MARIYKTRTWHGELAPSMEELEFLALEAYAHLPEEFRKLTGEIVIQIAEFPTDEIMDDLSLETPFDLLGLFEGRGIAERWNPQTGEGPNRITLYRRAMLDYWAENEETLGDIITHVLIHEIGHHFGLSDDDMERIEEAAE; from the coding sequence ATGGCTCGCATCTACAAAACCCGCACCTGGCACGGCGAACTTGCACCCTCGATGGAGGAGTTGGAGTTCCTGGCGCTGGAGGCTTATGCCCATCTGCCGGAGGAGTTTCGCAAGCTGACCGGCGAGATCGTCATTCAGATCGCCGAATTCCCGACCGACGAGATCATGGACGATTTGTCGCTGGAAACCCCGTTCGACCTGCTCGGCCTGTTCGAGGGACGCGGCATCGCCGAACGCTGGAACCCGCAGACCGGCGAAGGCCCGAACCGCATCACGCTCTATCGCCGCGCCATGCTCGACTACTGGGCCGAAAACGAGGAAACGCTGGGCGACATCATCACCCACGTGCTGATCCACGAGATCGGCCACCATTTCGGCCTGTCGGACGACGATATGGAGCGGATCGAAGAGGCTGCCGAGTAG
- a CDS encoding ImuA family protein gives MAMTAVARETVFALRRQIAKIEGTLPERLQAPAAAPLGAGASPDPVSNLDLTPADLTSSLDLTPSLDLTPSLDLTIVRRGLAAAPPDAFLPIGVGRLDAALSGGLPKAALSEIHGLETRDAGAVAGFALSLTSLILKQAQGLPILWIGTTEIFREAGFPYARGLHASFGIEPEQLLFSEAPRLVDALWVAEEAARMTALAAVILEIRGNPQRLDLTATRRLHARAMSAGRPVFLLRQAAEPEPTAAPVRLIVASAPAVPRATVAGPLAGSIGRPAFTITIGKSRTALPGQFTLEWNPDERGFDERAGDERRRERDRAKDPVPVVSLSGGGKNPAPSSGAVLAFPAFGSPDAISPAAGDQPPPRERTAYLGPRRAG, from the coding sequence ATGGCGATGACCGCCGTGGCGCGGGAGACTGTTTTTGCCCTGCGCCGCCAGATTGCGAAGATCGAGGGAACCCTGCCCGAGCGCCTGCAGGCGCCGGCTGCCGCGCCCCTTGGTGCTGGCGCCAGCCCCGATCCCGTCTCCAACCTTGATCTCACGCCCGCCGATCTCACCTCCAGCCTTGATCTTACGCCCAGTCTTGATCTTACGCCCAGTCTTGATCTCACCATCGTCCGCCGCGGCCTTGCCGCGGCGCCGCCGGATGCCTTCCTGCCGATCGGCGTCGGCCGCCTCGATGCGGCCCTGAGCGGCGGCCTGCCGAAAGCCGCGCTCAGCGAAATCCATGGCCTGGAAACCCGCGATGCCGGGGCCGTCGCCGGTTTCGCCCTGTCGCTCACCAGCCTGATCCTCAAGCAGGCGCAAGGGCTGCCCATCTTATGGATCGGCACCACGGAAATCTTCCGCGAGGCCGGCTTTCCCTATGCCAGGGGACTGCATGCGTCGTTCGGCATCGAGCCGGAGCAATTGCTGTTTTCCGAGGCGCCCAGGCTTGTCGATGCGCTGTGGGTCGCCGAGGAGGCCGCCAGGATGACGGCGCTCGCTGCTGTCATCCTGGAAATCCGCGGCAATCCGCAGCGGCTGGACCTGACCGCGACGCGCCGGCTGCATGCGCGGGCGATGAGTGCCGGCCGGCCGGTGTTCCTGCTGCGGCAGGCGGCAGAGCCCGAGCCGACGGCGGCGCCCGTCCGCCTTATCGTCGCGTCGGCGCCGGCGGTGCCGCGCGCCACGGTCGCCGGGCCGCTCGCCGGTTCGATCGGCCGTCCGGCCTTCACCATCACCATCGGCAAGAGCCGCACGGCCCTGCCTGGACAATTCACACTGGAGTGGAACCCCGATGAACGCGGATTCGATGAAAGAGCGGGCGACGAAAGAAGGCGCGAAAGAGACCGGGCAAAGGATCCTGTCCCTGTGGTTTCCCTATCTGGCGGTGGAAAGAATCCTGCGCCATCGTCTGGGGCGGTCCTGGCGTTCCCGGCCTTCGGATCACCTGACGCCATCTCACCCGCCGCTGGTGATCAGCCACCGCCAAGGGAACGCACAGCGTATCTCGGCCCTCGACGAGCGGGCTGA
- a CDS encoding DUF1737 domain-containing protein, giving the protein MKLYRFLSAPDDASFCHKVTAALNKGWHLFGSPTYAYDKKAKTMRCGQAVVKDVEGQEYGPDTKLSDW; this is encoded by the coding sequence ATGAAGCTCTACCGCTTTCTGTCCGCTCCGGACGACGCCAGCTTCTGCCACAAGGTGACGGCGGCGTTGAACAAGGGCTGGCATCTGTTCGGCTCGCCGACCTACGCCTATGACAAGAAAGCCAAGACGATGCGCTGCGGCCAGGCCGTGGTGAAGGACGTCGAGGGCCAGGAATATGGGCCGGATACCAAGCTCAGCGACTGGTAG
- a CDS encoding DUF6504 family protein, whose product MISHRQGNAQRISALDERAEALHLKRDMGIADARAMYPSIDIVEADPEADRRLLEGLADWCDRYTPLVAIDGTDGLFLDVTGCTHLFGGERAMLDDILSRFFHQGFAVRAGLAATPGAAWAAARFCGDRIVVSGEEEALLAPLPLAALRIAPETRTSLESVGLRTAGAVMAAPRAPLARRFGGSLLLRLDQALGRLDEAVSPRLPIAPLSVERHLAEPVTLTEEIERLVGMLATTLKADLERRGEGARTLALLLFRVDGAVSRIALGTSRPMRDPRLIQKLFHERLAALEQHIDAGYGFDLVRLSVLAAAAFDMQQADLTGEVSDDGADIALFADRIRARLGEGAVLQPVVVESHLPERAVATIPFTEAPRRTTPPRKPDRLQAPMTIFPPERPIRLFRAPEPIEVPATEMPEGPPLNFRWRRALYRVTRAEGPERIAAEWWREASDDAAASTRDYFRIEDADGRRYWLYRQGLYGGASQIPPRWFMHGIFA is encoded by the coding sequence GTGATCAGCCACCGCCAAGGGAACGCACAGCGTATCTCGGCCCTCGACGAGCGGGCTGAGGCGCTGCACCTGAAACGCGACATGGGCATTGCCGACGCGCGCGCCATGTACCCGTCGATCGACATCGTCGAGGCCGATCCCGAGGCCGACCGGCGCCTGCTCGAAGGCCTTGCCGACTGGTGCGACCGCTACACCCCGCTGGTGGCGATCGACGGCACCGATGGGCTGTTTCTCGACGTCACTGGCTGCACCCACCTGTTCGGCGGCGAACGCGCCATGCTGGACGACATCCTGTCGCGCTTCTTCCATCAGGGTTTTGCCGTCCGTGCCGGGCTTGCCGCGACACCGGGCGCGGCCTGGGCGGCGGCGCGCTTCTGCGGCGACCGCATCGTCGTGTCAGGCGAGGAGGAGGCCCTGCTCGCGCCCCTGCCGCTGGCCGCACTGCGCATAGCGCCGGAAACCCGCACCAGCCTGGAAAGCGTCGGCCTGCGCACGGCGGGCGCCGTCATGGCGGCACCGCGCGCCCCGCTTGCCCGCCGCTTCGGCGGCTCGCTGCTTCTGCGCCTCGACCAGGCGCTTGGCCGTCTCGACGAAGCGGTCTCGCCGCGCCTTCCCATCGCGCCGCTTTCGGTCGAGCGCCACCTCGCCGAGCCCGTCACCCTGACCGAGGAGATCGAGCGGCTGGTGGGCATGCTGGCGACGACCTTGAAGGCCGATCTCGAGCGCCGCGGCGAGGGTGCCCGGACGCTGGCACTGCTGCTCTTTCGCGTCGATGGCGCCGTCAGCCGCATTGCGCTCGGCACCTCGCGGCCGATGCGCGATCCCCGGCTGATCCAGAAACTCTTCCATGAAAGGCTGGCCGCGCTCGAGCAGCATATCGATGCCGGCTATGGTTTCGACCTGGTGCGGCTTTCCGTGCTGGCGGCCGCCGCCTTCGACATGCAACAGGCCGATCTGACCGGCGAGGTGAGCGACGACGGCGCCGATATCGCGCTGTTCGCCGACCGCATCCGCGCCCGGCTCGGCGAGGGCGCCGTCCTGCAGCCTGTCGTCGTCGAAAGCCATCTGCCGGAACGCGCTGTCGCGACCATCCCCTTCACCGAGGCCCCGCGCCGGACCACGCCGCCAAGGAAACCGGACAGGTTGCAGGCGCCGATGACCATCTTCCCGCCGGAACGGCCGATCCGGCTGTTCCGCGCGCCCGAGCCGATCGAGGTGCCGGCCACCGAAATGCCCGAGGGACCGCCGCTGAATTTTCGCTGGCGGCGCGCGCTCTACCGGGTGACGCGTGCCGAGGGGCCCGAGCGCATCGCCGCCGAATGGTGGCGCGAGGCGTCGGACGATGCCGCGGCATCGACACGCGACTATTTCCGCATCGAGGATGCCGACGGCCGCCGCTACTGGCTCTACCGGCAAGGGCTTTACGGCGGCGCCTCGCAGATCCCGCCGCGCTGGTTCATGCACGGGATCTTCGCATGA
- a CDS encoding error-prone DNA polymerase, whose translation MNALTVIPYAEFGIQSNFSFLRGASKPEELVVAAKLLGFSAIGLADRNTVAGVVRAWQQAKVEKLSYHPGCRLVFCDGTPDILAYPRNRKGWGHLCRMLTQANLRDETEKGATLLQRSDLLEWGDLMSLAVLPDPMAGAEDSLALIRQLKDRFGRALRLGVSPDYAGNDRFRIEQAAAFAESAGIPLMATNDVLYHTAERRPLQDVLTAIRLNTPAAEVGLQLTANAERHLKPPMEMARLFRRHPQALTETLRFAEELTFSLSDLQYNYPDEPTESGLGPQAELERLAREGAARRYPAGVPASVIKRIGEELALIERLNYARYFLTVHDIVKYARSQDILCQGRGSAANSIVCFCIGITEVGPDKIDTLFERFISEERNEPPDIDVDFEHEKRETVIQYIYEKYSSKRTALAAAVISYRGRSALREVSKAMGLSEDVRASLSGSIWGWSTSELGEKEARAGGLDQTDPVSRHVMERANEIMGFPRHLSQHVGGFVITRDRLDEIVPIVKTAMDERKMVEWDKDDLDAVKILKVDILALGMLTCLQRAFTLLTEHYPKARDPYGQPYVLATLPPEDKQVYKMICRADTIGVFQIESRAQMSMLPRLRPQNFYDLVIEVAIVRPGPIQGDMVHPYLRRRQGKEEAEYPKPELKEILGKTLGVPLFQEQAMKIAIVAGGFRPGEADELRRAMATFKRTGTIGNYRQRMIDGMMGKGYTKDFAERCFKQIEGFGEYGFPESHAASFALLVYASCWFKTFYPDVFCAAILNSQPMGFYQPAQLVRDARDHGVDIREVDVNFSTWDCTLEEAPFDPARILPRHAEMRGVIETAHAVRLGFRQIKGLSKERMEQFVTRRGDGYLSVRDVWLRSGLDVDEIERLAQADAFRSLGLDRRDALWAVRALDGKSAAEKLPLFDQPALRLRELEPETKLPKMPLGEHVIHDYRSLGLSLKAHPVAFLRGRLDRAGVTPNANLSSVRDGRRVSVAGLVLVRQRPGKGNAIFLTLEDDKAVANVIFWERTFTRFRPIVMGARFVKVSGKLQSESGVVHIVAEKIEDLTPWLTVLLEKVSQAGAPDAASQGHVSRDGADRDGRPALRNAPIKQDLAALSGEAEQVMPKGRNFQ comes from the coding sequence ATGAACGCGCTGACCGTCATCCCCTATGCCGAGTTCGGCATCCAGTCGAATTTCTCTTTCCTGCGCGGCGCTTCCAAGCCGGAGGAGCTGGTGGTCGCGGCCAAGCTGCTGGGCTTCTCCGCGATCGGGCTTGCCGACCGAAACACGGTGGCCGGCGTGGTGCGCGCCTGGCAACAGGCCAAGGTCGAAAAGCTTTCCTACCATCCCGGCTGCCGGCTGGTCTTTTGCGACGGCACGCCGGACATCCTTGCCTATCCCAGGAACCGCAAGGGCTGGGGGCATCTGTGCCGCATGCTGACGCAAGCCAACCTGCGTGACGAGACCGAAAAAGGCGCGACGTTGCTTCAGCGCAGCGATCTGCTCGAATGGGGGGACCTTATGTCGCTCGCGGTCCTGCCTGATCCGATGGCGGGCGCTGAAGACAGTCTCGCCCTCATCCGCCAGCTCAAGGACCGCTTCGGCAGAGCCCTGCGGCTGGGCGTCTCGCCCGATTATGCCGGCAATGACCGTTTCCGGATCGAACAGGCGGCGGCGTTTGCCGAGAGTGCCGGCATCCCGCTGATGGCGACCAACGACGTTCTCTACCACACCGCCGAGCGGCGGCCGCTGCAGGACGTGCTGACCGCGATCCGCCTCAACACGCCGGCCGCCGAGGTTGGGCTGCAGCTCACCGCCAATGCCGAGCGCCATCTGAAGCCGCCGATGGAGATGGCCCGCTTGTTCCGCCGGCATCCGCAGGCGCTGACCGAGACCTTGCGGTTCGCGGAAGAGCTGACCTTCTCGCTGAGCGATCTCCAATACAACTACCCCGACGAGCCGACGGAATCGGGTCTCGGCCCACAGGCGGAGCTTGAGAGACTGGCGCGGGAGGGAGCCGCCAGGCGCTACCCGGCCGGAGTGCCTGCCTCCGTGATCAAGCGCATCGGGGAAGAACTCGCCCTCATCGAGCGCCTCAACTACGCCCGCTATTTCCTCACCGTCCACGACATCGTCAAATACGCCCGCAGCCAGGACATACTGTGCCAGGGCCGTGGTTCGGCCGCCAATTCGATCGTCTGCTTCTGCATCGGCATCACCGAAGTCGGGCCGGACAAGATCGATACGCTGTTCGAACGCTTCATTTCCGAGGAGAGGAACGAGCCGCCCGATATCGACGTCGATTTCGAGCATGAAAAGCGCGAAACCGTCATCCAGTACATCTACGAGAAATACAGCTCCAAGCGCACCGCGCTGGCCGCAGCCGTCATCAGCTATCGCGGCCGCTCGGCGCTGCGCGAAGTGTCGAAGGCGATGGGCCTGTCCGAGGATGTCAGGGCGTCTCTGTCCGGCTCGATCTGGGGCTGGTCGACCTCCGAGCTTGGCGAGAAGGAAGCCCGCGCCGGCGGCCTTGACCAGACCGACCCCGTATCGAGGCACGTGATGGAACGCGCCAACGAGATCATGGGCTTTCCCCGTCACCTCTCCCAGCATGTCGGCGGTTTCGTCATCACCCGGGACCGGCTCGATGAGATCGTGCCGATCGTCAAGACGGCGATGGACGAGCGCAAGATGGTCGAATGGGACAAGGACGATCTCGACGCGGTGAAGATCCTCAAGGTGGACATCCTGGCGCTCGGCATGCTGACCTGCCTGCAGCGCGCCTTCACCTTGCTTACGGAGCACTATCCGAAGGCGCGGGATCCGTATGGGCAGCCCTATGTGCTGGCCACGCTGCCGCCGGAGGACAAGCAGGTCTACAAAATGATCTGCCGCGCCGACACGATCGGCGTCTTCCAGATCGAATCGCGCGCCCAGATGTCGATGCTGCCCAGGCTCAGGCCACAAAATTTCTACGACCTCGTCATCGAGGTGGCGATCGTGCGGCCCGGCCCGATCCAGGGCGACATGGTCCACCCCTATCTGCGCCGCCGCCAAGGCAAGGAGGAGGCCGAGTATCCCAAGCCGGAACTAAAAGAGATCCTCGGCAAGACGCTGGGCGTGCCGTTGTTCCAGGAACAGGCGATGAAGATCGCCATCGTCGCCGGCGGCTTCAGGCCGGGCGAGGCAGACGAATTGCGCCGCGCCATGGCCACCTTCAAGCGCACCGGCACCATCGGCAATTACCGCCAGCGCATGATCGACGGCATGATGGGCAAGGGCTACACGAAAGACTTCGCCGAACGCTGCTTCAAGCAGATCGAGGGCTTTGGCGAATACGGCTTTCCGGAAAGCCACGCCGCCTCCTTCGCCTTGCTCGTCTATGCCTCCTGCTGGTTCAAGACCTTCTATCCCGACGTGTTCTGCGCTGCGATCCTGAATTCGCAGCCGATGGGCTTCTACCAGCCGGCGCAGCTGGTGCGTGACGCGCGCGACCACGGCGTCGATATCCGCGAGGTCGACGTCAATTTCTCCACCTGGGATTGCACCCTGGAAGAAGCGCCTTTCGACCCGGCCCGCATCCTGCCGCGCCATGCCGAAATGCGCGGCGTCATCGAGACGGCCCATGCCGTGCGGCTTGGCTTCCGACAGATCAAGGGACTTTCCAAGGAACGCATGGAGCAGTTCGTCACAAGGCGTGGCGACGGTTACTTGTCCGTCCGTGACGTCTGGCTGCGCTCCGGCCTCGATGTCGACGAGATCGAGCGGCTGGCGCAGGCCGATGCCTTCCGCTCGCTCGGCCTCGACCGACGCGACGCGTTGTGGGCGGTGCGCGCGCTGGACGGCAAGAGTGCCGCCGAGAAGCTGCCGCTGTTCGACCAGCCGGCCCTGCGCCTGCGCGAGCTGGAACCCGAGACCAAGCTGCCGAAAATGCCGCTCGGCGAGCATGTCATCCACGACTACCGCTCGCTCGGCCTGTCGCTCAAGGCGCATCCGGTGGCCTTCCTGCGCGGACGGCTCGACCGCGCCGGCGTCACGCCCAATGCCAACCTTTCTTCCGTGCGCGACGGCAGGCGGGTCTCCGTCGCCGGCCTCGTGCTGGTGCGCCAGCGCCCCGGCAAGGGCAACGCGATCTTCCTGACGCTGGAGGACGACAAGGCCGTCGCCAACGTCATCTTCTGGGAGAGAACCTTTACCCGCTTCCGCCCCATCGTCATGGGCGCGCGGTTCGTGAAGGTCAGCGGGAAATTGCAGTCGGAATCCGGTGTCGTCCACATCGTCGCCGAGAAGATCGAGGACCTGACGCCCTGGCTGACCGTGCTGCTGGAGAAGGTCAGCCAAGCGGGAGCGCCGGACGCTGCTTCTCAGGGGCACGTCTCCAGGGATGGTGCGGATCGCGATGGCCGCCCCGCGCTGCGCAACGCGCCGATCAAACAGGATCTCGCGGCGTTATCCGGAGAAGCGGAACAGGTCATGCCCAAGGGGCGCAATTTTCAGTAG
- a CDS encoding IS110 family transposase, whose amino-acid sequence MNKIICGVDVSKDWLDAHVWPGGAAERFANDATGIAALWLFCRGHGAAMAVMEASGGYERLGFMLLWAHGMPCGVVNAKSVRRFAEAMGYLEKTDRIDAAVIAHYSEVKKTVPTPPPSAAQQRLAALVARLCQVVGDATINKQRRSAARDAETCASIEAMLAFLKREQRRLEGEIASMIDDDPLWARLERAFRSLKGVAGRTVARLMAELPEIGLISNKAIAKLAGLAPIADDSGRRAGNRHVRGGRAGPRGILFIVAAIVAKFDPHLKAFAQRLQQAGKSKMLIRIALARKLLVILNAKARDARAEFANAT is encoded by the coding sequence GTGAACAAGATCATTTGTGGAGTTGATGTTTCGAAGGATTGGCTGGACGCGCATGTCTGGCCAGGCGGTGCGGCAGAGCGTTTCGCCAATGACGCGACGGGCATCGCAGCTCTTTGGCTGTTCTGCCGTGGCCACGGCGCAGCAATGGCGGTGATGGAGGCGTCGGGCGGCTATGAGAGGCTGGGGTTCATGCTTTTGTGGGCGCATGGCATGCCGTGCGGCGTGGTCAATGCCAAGAGCGTGCGTCGCTTCGCCGAGGCGATGGGTTATCTGGAAAAGACCGACCGGATCGACGCTGCTGTCATCGCCCATTACAGCGAAGTCAAGAAGACGGTCCCCACGCCACCGCCGAGCGCTGCCCAGCAGCGGCTCGCCGCACTGGTTGCGCGGCTTTGCCAGGTTGTCGGCGATGCGACCATCAACAAGCAGCGCAGAAGTGCCGCACGCGACGCCGAGACATGCGCCAGCATCGAGGCCATGCTGGCCTTCCTCAAGCGCGAGCAACGACGGCTGGAAGGCGAGATTGCCTCGATGATCGACGACGATCCGCTGTGGGCCAGGCTGGAGCGGGCCTTCCGTTCGCTCAAGGGGGTGGCCGGGCGCACCGTCGCCCGCCTGATGGCCGAACTGCCTGAGATCGGCCTCATCTCCAACAAAGCCATCGCTAAGCTGGCAGGCCTCGCCCCCATCGCAGATGACAGCGGCAGGCGGGCCGGCAACAGGCATGTGCGCGGCGGACGCGCCGGGCCGCGAGGCATCCTCTTCATCGTCGCGGCCATCGTGGCCAAGTTCGATCCCCATCTCAAAGCGTTCGCTCAGCGGTTGCAACAGGCCGGAAAGTCCAAAATGCTCATCCGCATCGCACTCGCCCGAAAACTCCTCGTCATCCTCAATGCAAAAGCACGCGATGCGCGAGCCGAGTTCGCAAATGCAACTTGA
- a CDS encoding DUF4173 domain-containing protein, with product MTSFFTAAPGYCSRFGIAVLLVVLADFLFYGQPVGITVLLFAILIAAAVVAVHPAAFSDSRVWLKPAALLVALLPLAENASALSVSIALAALVVFALSLSGRLRHGIARIARQIALFWLAAPFRFVGDFIRWRRTARRFGRRRVRLAAIAVWVMPLTLGAVFLALFGTANPVIGYWLSLIDLLKLLDLIQLARIAFWLFVLAGVWAFLRPRLPRFRRRVSRPNHVPAAQPATNPQIHVIEDIVFGKAAILRALVVFNVLFALQTGLDFTYLWGGVGLPDGLSYAAYAHRGAYPLIVTALLAAGFVLAALRPGSATSADPVIRRLVYAWVAQNIMLVISSILRLDLYVGIYALTYWRIAAFGWMALVAAGLALIIARIALQKSNEWLFSANLLTLSLALYGCCFINFAATIANYNVDHSLEMTGQGIPLDAWYLRSLGPGAFPALDRFFDHQDKTPAAGAVRELERVRDSDESWYRSVQNNWRAWSFRDWRLLRDLDSKGSLVLPQPSQPTARDR from the coding sequence ATGACGTCGTTTTTCACAGCGGCACCAGGCTATTGCAGCCGCTTCGGCATTGCCGTGCTGCTGGTCGTGCTGGCGGATTTCCTGTTCTACGGCCAGCCGGTCGGCATCACGGTTTTGCTGTTCGCCATCCTGATCGCCGCCGCGGTCGTGGCCGTGCATCCCGCGGCCTTCAGCGATAGCAGGGTCTGGCTGAAGCCCGCCGCGCTGCTGGTCGCGCTGCTGCCGCTCGCCGAAAATGCCAGCGCCTTGTCTGTCTCGATCGCGCTTGCGGCGCTTGTCGTATTCGCGCTTTCGCTGAGCGGACGCCTGCGGCACGGTATCGCCCGCATTGCTCGGCAGATCGCCCTGTTTTGGCTCGCGGCGCCGTTTCGGTTCGTTGGCGATTTCATCCGCTGGCGCAGGACAGCGCGCCGGTTCGGCCGGCGCCGCGTCCGGCTGGCGGCGATCGCCGTCTGGGTGATGCCGCTGACACTGGGCGCCGTCTTCCTGGCGCTGTTCGGCACCGCCAATCCGGTCATCGGCTACTGGCTGTCGCTGATCGACCTTCTGAAGCTGCTCGATCTCATCCAGCTGGCGCGGATTGCCTTCTGGCTGTTCGTGCTCGCCGGCGTCTGGGCCTTTTTGCGGCCACGCCTGCCGCGATTTCGTCGGCGCGTTTCCCGGCCAAACCATGTCCCAGCTGCTCAGCCGGCGACCAATCCGCAAATTCACGTCATCGAGGACATCGTTTTCGGCAAGGCGGCCATCCTGCGCGCGCTTGTTGTCTTCAACGTGCTGTTCGCGCTGCAGACCGGGCTCGACTTCACCTATCTGTGGGGCGGGGTGGGCCTTCCCGACGGCTTGAGCTACGCCGCCTATGCGCATCGCGGCGCCTATCCGCTTATCGTAACCGCGCTGCTCGCCGCCGGTTTCGTCCTCGCGGCGCTGCGGCCCGGCAGCGCGACCTCGGCCGATCCGGTCATCCGCCGGCTGGTCTATGCCTGGGTGGCGCAGAACATCATGCTGGTCATCTCGTCGATCCTGCGGCTTGACCTCTATGTCGGCATCTATGCGCTGACCTACTGGCGCATCGCGGCTTTCGGCTGGATGGCTCTGGTGGCGGCGGGCCTTGCGCTGATCATCGCCCGCATCGCCCTGCAAAAATCCAACGAATGGCTATTCTCCGCCAATCTTCTGACGTTATCCTTAGCGCTTTATGGCTGTTGCTTCATCAACTTCGCGGCAACGATCGCCAATTACAATGTCGACCATTCCCTTGAAATGACCGGCCAGGGCATTCCCCTCGACGCCTGGTATCTGCGCTCGCTTGGCCCGGGCGCGTTTCCGGCGCTCGACCGGTTCTTCGATCACCAGGACAAGACGCCTGCCGCCGGCGCTGTCCGCGAGCTGGAGCGTGTGCGCGACAGCGACGAAAGCTGGTATCGCAGCGTCCAGAACAACTGGCGGGCCTGGAGCTTTCGAGACTGGCGCCTGCTGCGCGATCTCGACAGCAAGGGGTCGCTCGTGCTTCCTCAGCCCTCGCAACCTACCGCGCGGGACCGCTGA
- a CDS encoding HpcH/HpaI aldolase/citrate lyase family protein: MDIYRPRRSVLYVPASNDKALAKIAQLSCDAVIIDLEDASAPADKIAARGKLAKIFADADRRCEMIVRINALSSEWGADDLLAAASCEPDGILLPKVDTPRDLLEAGDVLDDNFVPDSVKLWAMIETPKALLNIGAIAELGRDPASRLDCFVAGTNDLVKDTGVLATPDRRYLVPWLMQMVLAARAGGLDMLDGVANDFRDLDAFARECRESAAMGFDGKSLIHPAQIEAANRAFVPTVQAVAEARAVKDAFSLAENAGKAVIALNGRMVERLHLTQAEKLLAKAAAIGA; the protein is encoded by the coding sequence ATGGATATCTATCGCCCGCGCCGTTCGGTGCTCTATGTCCCGGCCTCCAACGACAAGGCGCTGGCCAAGATCGCGCAGCTTTCCTGCGACGCCGTTATCATCGACCTGGAGGATGCCTCGGCCCCGGCCGACAAGATCGCCGCCCGCGGAAAGTTGGCGAAGATCTTCGCCGATGCCGATCGCCGCTGCGAGATGATCGTCCGCATCAATGCGCTGTCCAGCGAATGGGGCGCCGACGATCTGCTGGCCGCCGCAAGCTGCGAACCCGACGGCATCCTGTTGCCCAAGGTCGATACGCCGCGCGACCTGCTCGAGGCCGGCGATGTGCTCGACGACAATTTTGTCCCCGATAGCGTGAAACTGTGGGCGATGATCGAGACGCCCAAGGCGCTGCTCAACATCGGCGCGATCGCCGAACTTGGCCGCGATCCGGCCTCGCGCCTTGATTGTTTCGTTGCCGGAACGAATGATCTGGTCAAGGACACCGGCGTGCTGGCGACGCCGGACCGCCGCTACCTCGTGCCCTGGCTGATGCAGATGGTGCTGGCCGCCCGTGCCGGCGGCCTCGACATGCTCGACGGCGTCGCCAATGATTTTCGCGACCTCGACGCTTTCGCCCGCGAATGCAGGGAATCCGCCGCCATGGGGTTCGACGGCAAGAGCCTCATCCATCCGGCCCAGATCGAAGCCGCCAACCGCGCCTTCGTGCCAACAGTGCAAGCGGTGGCCGAGGCGCGCGCGGTGAAGGACGCATTCTCGCTCGCCGAAAATGCCGGCAAGGCCGTGATTGCGCTGAATGGCAGGATGGTCGAGCGGCTGCACCTGACGCAGGCTGAAAAACTGCTGGCGAAGGCCGCCGCCATCGGGGCATGA
- a CDS encoding helix-turn-helix domain-containing protein, producing MERQSFENVWDALENTPAEAANMTMRSNLLIAIEQRVRSWDVTQAEAANRLGITQPRLNDLLRGRIANFSLDTLINLAALAGLTVRLEIAEAA from the coding sequence ATGGAACGTCAGAGTTTCGAGAACGTGTGGGACGCGCTGGAAAATACTCCAGCCGAGGCCGCCAACATGACTATGCGTTCCAATTTGCTGATCGCGATTGAACAGCGGGTGCGCAGTTGGGACGTTACCCAGGCTGAAGCGGCCAACCGGCTCGGGATTACCCAGCCGCGCCTCAACGACCTCCTGCGGGGCAGGATCGCCAATTTCAGTCTGGACACCTTGATCAACCTTGCCGCGCTGGCCGGGCTTACCGTGCGTCTTGAAATCGCCGAGGCTGCCTGA